A part of Aegilops tauschii subsp. strangulata cultivar AL8/78 chromosome 2, Aet v6.0, whole genome shotgun sequence genomic DNA contains:
- the LOC141040711 gene encoding uncharacterized protein produces the protein MKKKLTNAEHKRWACMPLSMRHIEYAAKDAYAAYEIWSRLTTIQEGLCQAKLEKEQSRKRARLQVDELLQAMGFTREFMEVQAHGNTKLHAIHTNDLHKAATTIEQYERHLQFERHKIIGVDVKYTNDHGEDKKPALVQLSVGKDHPVLLFQLSAADKNCTKFDNFLTDPRYTFVGFSMDGDIEMLVRVGLEITHFVDIQKEWRVPTATKPLDSLGDVSDILVHDVELTNAECSRSACMPLSMRHIEYAAKDAYAAYEIWSRLTIIQEGLRRAKLDKEQTRKRARSCGDYDY, from the exons ATGAAGAAGAAGCTCACCAACGCAGAACACAAGCGCTGGGCGTGCATGCCCCTGTCCATGAGGCACATTGAGTACGCGGCAAAAGATGCTTACGCTGCGTACGAGATATGGAGCCGCCTCACCACCATCCAGGAAGGGCTCTGCCAGGCAAAACTAGAGAAGGAGCAGTCCAGGAAGCGTGCAAG GTTGCAGGTGGACGAACTGCTCCAGGCCATGGGATTCACCAGGGAATTCATGGAGGTGCAGGCCCATGGCAACACCAAGTTGCACGCGATACACACCAACGACTTGCACAAGGCGGCGACCACCATCGAGCAGTACGAGCGACACCTCCAGTTCGAGCGCCACAAGATCATCGGAGTTGATGTGAAGTACACCAACGACCATGGTGAAGATAAGAAACCCGCCCTCGTCCAGCTCTCCGTCGGCAAGGATCATCCGGTGCTGCTCTTCCAACTGAGCGCGGCCGACAAGAACTGCACCAAGTTCGACAACTTCCTCACCGACCCCAGGTACACGTTTGTTGGCTTCTCCATGGACGGCGACATAGAGATGCTTGTCCGCGTCGGACTGGAGATCACCCACTTCGTCGACATCCAGAAAGAATGGAGGGTGCCTACAGCTACCAAGCCTCTGGACTCCCTTGGGGACGTCTCAGACATCCTTGTCCACGACGTAGAGCTCACCAACGCAGAATGCAGCCGCTCGGCGTGCATGCCCCTGTCCATGAGGCACATCGAGTACGCGGCAAAGGACGCTTACGCTGCGTACGAGATATGGAGTCGCCTCACCATCATCCAGGAAGGGCTTCGCCGGGCAAAACTCGACAAGGAGCAGACCAGGAAGCGCGCTAGGTCCTGTGGCGACTACGACTACTGA